DNA sequence from the Shewanella piezotolerans WP3 genome:
TTACAGCTGCAGATCTTGCCAGTCATAATGTGATAGTGGCGGCGCTAAATAAGTTAACGCCCAATATTCCAGTGATGTCTGAAGAGTCGACGACATTAGCATGGGAAGAGAGAAAGCTTTGGCAGTCTTACTGGTTAATCGATCCACTTGATGGCACTAAAGAGTTTATTAAGCGAAATGGTGAGTTCACCGTCAATATTGCTTTTATTCATCAAGGTCGTGCAGTTGCTGGCGTGGTTTACGCACCGGTTTTAGACAAATGCTATTTCGGTAGTCTTACTGGTGGTGCGTGGTTGAAAAATGCGGGTGTAGAGCAAGCTTTGATTAAAAAATCATTTGAAAATAAGGCTGTGCCTAGGGTTGTCGGAAGTCGTTCTCATATTAGCCCAGGTTTACAGAGTTACTTAGCGGCGCTGGGTGAAC
Encoded proteins:
- the cysQ gene encoding 3'(2'),5'-bisphosphate nucleotidase CysQ produces the protein MGFEPDWLVAIVDIASAAGDAIMTVYASDDYEVDVKTDDSPVTAADLASHNVIVAALNKLTPNIPVMSEESTTLAWEERKLWQSYWLIDPLDGTKEFIKRNGEFTVNIAFIHQGRAVAGVVYAPVLDKCYFGSLTGGAWLKNAGVEQALIKKSFENKAVPRVVGSRSHISPGLQSYLAALGEHEMKSVGSSLKFCLLAEGEADIYPRLGLTSEWDTAAAQAVLESAGGKVLQYGSEAALDYNQKSDILNPYFIAYAPHWE